A genomic segment from Gavia stellata isolate bGavSte3 chromosome 4, bGavSte3.hap2, whole genome shotgun sequence encodes:
- the LRTM2 gene encoding leucine-rich repeat and transmembrane domain-containing protein 2 gives MLPTTAGHRWRSRFLMRWQEACLLGCWLSLCAAESFFACPSSCKCNSGNLEVDCSGLGLSSIPSDIPTNTRTFLFLNNKLSILPGAVFSNLSALQRLDLSNNFLDQLPQNIFSDLGNLTELQLRNNSIRALDKDLLQHTALLRQLDLSINGLAQIPSGIFDDLPALRSLSLRSNRLQSLDRVTFEPLTSLQQLQVGDNPWECDCNLRDFKHWMEWFSYRGGKIDQLACTLPKELKGKDMRMVPMEMFNYCSQLDDENSSTVLDNTGPPCTKGSPTPSKSKSGSETEVEPSVGCPQKQRYRPVSVRRAIGTVIIAGVVCGIVCIMMVVAAAYGCIYASLMAKYHRELKKRQPLMGDTEGEHEEQKQISSVA, from the exons ATGCTGCCTACAACTGCTGGCCACCGGTGGAGGAGCAGGTTCCTCATGAGGTGGCAAGAGGCTTGTC TGCTTGGCTGTTGGCTGTCGCTATGTGCTGCTGAGTCCTTCTTTGCTTGCCCTTCCTCCTGCAAGTGTAACAGTGGCAACCTGGAAGTGGACTGTAGCGGCTTGGGCCTCTCTTCCATCCCCTCAGACATCCCCACAAACACCAGGACCTTCCTCTTTCTCAACAACAAACTCAGCATCCTGCCAGGAGCAGTGTTTTCCAACCTCTCTGCCCTACAGAGGCTGGATCTATCCAACAACTTCTTGGACCAGCTCCCTCAGAACATCTTCAGTGACCTGGGGAACCTCACGGAGCTCCAGCTGAGGAACAACAGCATCCGGGCCTTGGACAAGGACCTGCTACAACACACGGCCCTGCTGCGCCAGCTGGATCTCTCCATCAATGGCCTGGCCCAGATACCCTCGGGCATCTTTGACGACCTGCCTGCTCTCcgctccctctctctcaggtcCAATCGCCTGCAGAGCCTGGATAGGGTGACCTTCGAACCTCTAACCAGCCTGCAGCAACTCCAAGTTGGGGATAACCCCTGGGAATGCGACTGCAACCTCCGAGACTTCAAGCACTGGATGGAGTGGTTCTCCTACCGAG GTGGGAAAATCGACCAGCTGGCATGTACCCTGCCCAAGgagctgaaagggaaggataTGCGAATGGTGCCCATGGAAATGTTTAACTACTGCTCCCAGCTGGATGATGAGAACAGCTCTACAGTGCTGGACAATACTGGCCCACCCTGCACTAAAGGAAGCCCAACTCCTTCCAAATCTAAATCGGGCTCAGAAACAGAAGTGGAGCCCAGTGTGGGATGCCCTCAGAAACAGCGATATAGGCCTGTGAGCGTGCGCCGGGCTATTGGCACTGTGATCATCGCAGGGGTGGTTTGCGGCATTGTTTGCATCATGATGGTGGTGGCAGCTGCTTACGGTTGCATCTATGCCTCCCTCATGGCCAAGTACCACCGGGAGCTGAAGAAGAGGCAGCCACTCATGGGTGACACAGAAGGTGAACATGAAGAGCAAAAACAAATCTCTTCCGTGGCATGA